TCGCGGGCTTCGGCTCCGGCGTGGGCGCGTTCAAGACCGCCATGGCGCTGCTCGGCGTGTTCGACACCAACCAGATGCCCAACCCGGTCCTGCCGCTCAAGGGCGAGAACGTCAAGCGCATCGCCGCCGTGCTCGAGGAGTGCGGCATGACGCTCGCCCGCACGCCCGAGGAAGTCTCCGCCTCCACCGAGGCCTGACGTCAAGGTCTGAAAGGAAAACACCATGGCAGAAGTCATCATCGTCAAGAACCAGGAGGAGGCCGGAGAGCTGTACGGACGCTCGGTCGCGGACCTCATCAAGGCCAAGCCGAACGCGGTGCTGGGACTCGCCACCGGCTCCAGCCCGCTGGCCGCCTACCAGGCGCTTGCCGAGATCGTCAAGGAGGAGTCGATCGACGTCTCCCAGGTGCAGGGCTTCGCACTGGACGAGTACATCGGCCTGCCGCTGACCCACCCGGAGTCCTACCACGCGACCATCCACCGCACGGTCGTCGAGCCCTTGGGGCTCGACCCGGCCAAGGTCCACGTGCCCGGCGACGTGCTCAACGGCACCTCGCTCGAGGACGGCGAGAAGGTCGCGGGCGCCGGCGCCGCCTACGACGCGGCGATCGAGGCCGCGGGCGGCATCGACGTGCAGATCCTCGGCATCGGTACCGACGGCCATGTGGGCTTCAACGAGCCTGGCTCGTCGCTCGCCTCCGGCACGCGCGTCAAGACGCTCACCGAACGGACCCGCATCGACAACGCGCGCTTCTTCGACAACGACATCAACCAGGTGCCCACGCACTGCATCACGCAGGGCATCGGCACGATCATGAAGGCCCGCCACCTCGTGCTGCTCGCGTTCGGCGCGGGCAAGGCCGAGGCGGTCGCGGAGACCGTGGAGGGCGGCATCAGCTCGTTCTGCCCGGCCTCGGCGCTCCAGATGCACCCGCACGCCACGATCATCGTGGACGAGGAGGCCGCCAGCCGCCTGCGCAACAAGGACTACTACCGGTACTCGTTCGAGCACAAGCCGGCCTGGCAGACGATCTGACCGCACGTGGTCCCGGTTCCCTTCGTTGGGACCGGGACCACGGCGTTACATCTGAAGGAAGGCAATATGACCGAAACTCGTGAACAGGTCGTCGCTCGCGTGACGGCGGCCGTGGAAGGCGCGGCGGACGGCGCGTTCGACTTCGACCGGCCGAACCCGGTCACCGGCGCGCCGCTGGGCCTCGTCGCCCCCCGGCCGCGCCGCCGACCTGCTGATCACCGACCCGGGCACGCTGGCGGTGAAGCACGTCTGGTGCGCTGGCCGCCGCGTGAGCTGAGCGGGCTGGGCCGGACGGTTTGACCGGACGGTCCGCCCGCTGGATTGCTTGCAACGATGCAGGATAGTTAAACAGGAAACGTAATACGAAAGGTACTCCCATGTCGCATATTCCCAATCAAATCCACCAGACATGGAACAGTGCGCTGCTTCCGGAACAGGGGGGAACGCTGCATGCGGCGTTCCACGTCGCCACGGACGGCATGCTGCTGGAAGCGCGAAACGCCGAACGCGTCGCGCTGGCGGTCACGGTTTCCCGCGGGTCGCTGGTCGTCGAAGCGCCCGAAGACCATATTGTGCTGGACGTCGAAGACACCTACGGCGTGCAGTTCGGCGGTGTCCACGACCTTCATATCACCTTCGGCGATTTTGGCACGCGAATCTATCTGGATGGCTATCAGGCCTTCGCCTGCGCGACCAACATTTGCCCGTCGAAGTATGCGCAGGCTGGCGTCTTCCACTGCGCCAATGAAGCGCATATCGGCGTTGAGCGGCTGGAATGCTTCTCGGAGGCTTGGACTTCGGAGCGTATTCAGGGCAGCGTTCCCGTGCCGCAGCCGGATATTGAGTTTGCCGCGGCCTATTTGGCGGACAAGGATGTGAAGACGCTGCACGGCGTGACCGACGGCACGATCTACGCGCAGTTCCGCGTACGTGGCGTCGGACAGTTCGGCACGATTCTTGCGGCGCGCGATGACGATCGCCAGATCATGAACGTGGACATTGACGATGACGGCTTTGTGTACCGCGCTTTCGTCAAAGGACAGTGGTGTGAGTATCGCGCCCACGGCGATTGGAACGATGGCGGGTGGCATGATCTGGTCATCCGCGCATTCCGCGGTGCGGTGGACATCTATGTTGATGGCAACATGGAAACGCATCAGCCCGGTCAGGTGTTCTTCGGTGATCTCGAGGGGCTGAGCTACGTGTCGATCGGCGAGGACACGGCCGGTGTGCGGTTGTGCGGCGAAGTTCGCGGCGGCGGTCTGTTCCTGTATCCTCTGGGAGAAGGGCAGATTCGCAAAATCTCCGACGTGCCGCCCACCACCGATACCGCGTTGTTCGACAAAGGATATGAAGGATCCGCAAGCTACCGCATCCCGTCTTTGGTGACTACGCCCTCCGGTGTGACGATTGCCGGTGCCGACCAACGTGTGGTCATCTCCAACGATGCCCCCAATGAGATCCATTTCGTTGTCCGCCGCTCCTTGGATAGCGGACAGACGTGGCTGCCGCTGCAAACCGTCATCGCCTTTCCCGGTGATGGGCTGGATGGCGCGAGCGTCATCGACTCATGCATCGTCTGTGATCGTGAGACAGGCCGTGTGACGGTCGTCATTGACCATTTTCCGGGCGGTCGAGGCTTCGCCAACGTTGAAAAGGGCTTGGGGCTGGATGCCCGGGGGCGGCTCATCCTGCACGATGGCGAGGGGGCGGAATACCTGCTCCAACCTGATGGTGCGGTAACGTCCTTGGACGGAGAAGCCACGTCATACCGTGTGGATGAGGATGGCAATGTCACACGCGATGGTGAGTCCGCGGGCAACATCTATCTCAAGGAGGGCGTCGACCCGCATGAAAGCCTGCTGACCGCGCGTACCAGCTATCTGGTGGAAGTGCATTCGGACGATGACGGCGAAACATGGTCCAAGCCCAGGCACATCAACCATATGGTCAAGGAAGGATGGATGGGTTTTCTGGGCACGTCGCCCGGCAACGGCATCCAGCTGAGCGCCGGCAAACATCGGGGGCGACTGCTCATCCCGTACTATTGCACCGGCACGAGCCCCAAGTTCAACGCAGGCGGCGCGCTGATCTCCGATGATGGTGGCCAGACGTGGCGCAGAGGCAAAGCCATCAACGAGGGGCGCGTAGTCAACGGCAAGGTCGTGGACGAACGGGACGTGCGCGATGACGATGCCACCACGCACGAATCGGTGTTCGTGGAACGGGCCAACGGCGATGTGCTGTGCCTGTTCCGCAATCAACATCATCTGGGCAGGGTCGGCAAGGCCGTTAGCCATGATGGTGGTGATACATGGGAAACCGTTGAGTTCGATCCCGATCTGCCGGACATCTTCAGCCAGCCCAATGCGGTGACGGTCCCGTCCAAAGCCGGCGAGGAGCCCGGCTGCGCATCCGACCGGATCGTTTTCGCCAATGCCAGCCTGATGCGTCCCTACCGTGGCTGCGGTGTGCTGCGGCTGAGTGAGGATGGCGGCCGCACGTGGGCGCGCAATCGGTGCTTCAATCCCTATCACTATGTCTACCAGTGCATGTCGGTGCTGCCGGATGGGGCCATTGGCCTGTCTTGGGAGCGGGAAACGGCCGGAGTGTACTTCACGCATCTGCCGCTGAGCTGGTTCGGAGTGAAGTCGGCTGCGGAGGAGTGATCCTCGGCTATACGTGACCTGCGTACAAAGGCGTCTTCCTGGCAACTCTGGAAGACGCCTTTGTACGCAGCATTTATATTTTTTGTACATTCGATGTACATTTTTTTGTACATCGAATGTACAATAATTGCATGTCCGATTACATTGCCCGGCCTCTGGCTGAATCCATCCTGCATGCTCGACGCAAGGCCGTGATCCTGGAAGGGGCTCGCGCCGTAGGCAAGACGATGATGGCCCAGCGCCAACTCGTCGGCGTCGGCTTTTCGTATGAAACCCTTGCGGATGCCAACGCATACGAACTGGCGAAAACCGATCTGCATGGATGGCTGGAGTCCTTGAACCTACCGGTGATCATCGATGAGGCGCAGCGCATCCGCGATCTGCCGCTCGCCGTGAAGGAAATCGTCGATGCGCTGCCCGCCGGCCATACGCAGTTCATCCTCACCGGCAGCGCGCTCATCAACCGAGGTGGATTGGACGGCCAGGATCCTCTGGCCCGTCGAGCGCAGCATTTCACCATGAGCCCCCTGACTCAACGTGAGATGCACGGCGTTGACACCAGCCTGGTGGACGATTTATGGGATGGAGAGCCGGACGTCTCCTTCGACGAGCCGATCGCCCGTCAGAAGCTTTACGATCTCATGGCCGCCGGAGGCTTCCCCGAATACTCGTCGCAATATGCCGAATATGCGGATTGGGAACGAGAAAGACTTGTGGCGGATGACATCCGTGCCGTGCTCGGCGACACCATTCTGCCCGATGAGAAACTTGACGCGGCCATCGCCGAAAATATACTCACGAGGCTTCTGTGCATGCCCGGAGGCATTCTGAATGCCAGTGCTTTGGGTGAGCAGCTTGCCCTCGACCGGCGTACCGTAGACCGTTATGTGGGCATCTTCATGCGGCGGTTTCTGGTGAGCGCGTTGCCGAATCTGCGTACCGCGCCTAACCGTCAGACCTTCGCTCGTGCCAAAATCCATCCGGTGGATACGTCGCTGAGCGTACAAACCATGCTTTCCAAGGGCCGCGATCCCATGGTCAACCCGGTGGATTACGGCAATCTCCTCGAGTCGTTCGTCGTCAACCAGATTCTGCCATCTGTGCAGTGGTCCCGCATTCATCCCGATTGCTTCTATTGGCGCGAACCAGGCTCCGGTCCCAAGGAGGTCGATCTCGTCATGGTAAGCCGGGATCGCATTGTCGGCGTCGAGGTCAAGTCCTCCTCCCGGGTAACCCGTGAGGATTTCAAAGGGCTGGCGGCGTTGGCCAACGACCAGCGGTTTTACCGGGGCTACCTTGTGTATACGGGTGGCCGCGTGATGAAATGGCCGGGTAATCTTTGGGCATTGCCTGTGGCGGCGTTATGGAATACCGACGCATTTATAGCTGCGGCGGAGTGATGCGGGGCTGACGGCCTTCCGCCCGCTCCGCATCACGATTACCCAACTTCACTCGGTACCTCCCTGAATGCGTTGCTTTAGGATGGACTCGATCGGCTCGTAGTGGTCGATGACGGCTTTCCGGTATTCCTCGACATTACCGGCGAGGGCCGCGTTCAACATGCGCTTGTGGGCCTCTGCGGTACGGTCGAGCTCGCTGGACACCGGCAGACCCAGTTGGGGAAGAACCGCCATGTGCACGAGCCACAGGGAACGGACCATCTGCTTGACGATTGTGTTGTCCAGAGAATCGAGAATCCCCATATGGAAGTCAATGTCCAATGCGAGGAAGGTCTTGCCTTCCTTGGCGGTATTGGTCATGGACTCGGCAAGCTCCATGAGACGCGGTTGTTCGCTGCCGGCAAGCGATACGACCACTTCGCCGGCGCATCCCAAGTCCAGAAACCTGCGCAGCTCTACGACATCCTGCAGGTCTGTGAAATTCTTGCCGACAGACACCATGGATCGGAATGCGAGCGTTTCCACCATCGGATCCAAGGACAAAGAGCCCACGAAGGTGCCCTTGCCGTGTTCCACTTTGACGATGTTGAGCGCTTCGAGCTTGCGCACGGCCTCGCGCACGGAGGAGCGGGAGGCTCCGATCGTGTCGCACAGCTGTGTTTCAGTGGGCATCGCGTCGCCGGATTGCAGGTGCTCGCGCAGGATGTAGGACTTGATCGCGTCCATCGTCTCGTCACAGCGACTGCGAGCGGAGACTGCGGGCGTGACCTTCAACGACAGTCGGGCCAGCAAAGCCAGTTCCCGTTGGCTGTACTCTCCCTGAGGGGTGAATGATTCCGCGTTTGGTGCTTCCGTTGAAGCTGGCGGTTCAAGTACGGCCGAGTCGGATAGGTTGCTCATGATGTGCTCCTTGTCTTGTTCGTCCTCAAGTTGGTGACGCCGTTGTCGTGATCAATGATTGTGCAGTTCTCAAACGGCTTTTCTGTCTACAATAGTGCGAAACGAAAAGGCTTGTCCGGGTTTGGGTCGTTTTTTACCATAGCGCTGACTTTACCGGTATTGAGCATGGTTGAATGGTCCGGTTGGCCGTGACGCGTATGGCATGCTCCGAGGTTCCTTGACTTGTTGTTGCGATAACTCCGCATTGAGTCATCAGGCATCTGACAACTTCCATCGTATCATACGCATGGTGGCGGCATGCGGGCCGTTCGGTGGTCTTTTTCCATGCAGAGTTTCGCATGGCTGTGGCTATCTGCGGAGTGTGCAGCAGATTCGGGAAGTCGTGGATAGGTGTCCGCAAAGGCGAAAAAGTTCTGCACACTATGGAGATGGCACGGTCGGTTGTGCGCCGCGGCCGTCGTAAGGAGACGACGTCGTGCGAATTTGCGGGGAGATTCCTAGTGTCGCACTTCACGATCTGTATTTTTTGTACATGCGATGTACAAAAAATGCGCAAGCGAATGTATCACGCGGCCGCTGGTTCAGGCATTCCATATGCCCCGACGATTACGTTTCTATGGCGGCTCTGGTGTGTACCGGCCGCCACGTCGTGAAATGGCCGGAATTCCGGGCGTTTCACGACTGACATTCCTCACGCTGCCACGTTTTTCGCGGGTTCCAGGGCCATGTTCGTATCGTTTTTCCTTGTTTTCCCTGTGGATTTGTCACGTTTTGCGCGGGTTTTGCACCCGCTGCTGCCACGTTTTTCCATTTTGCGGATGCATGCGGGTTCATGTGGGTGCATATGGAGGCGTGCGGGCACTTATTGGCGCTTGCGGGCGGTCGCGGCTTTCACCGCGGAGCCCACCGCGGAGACTGCCATGCCGGCGAGCAGCGCGAGGGTGGCGAAGACGCCCGGTCGGCGCAGCTGGTCGCGCAGGGTGGGGCCGTCCACCACCAGGTGGTCGCCGATGAAGACGCGCGCCTCATTGTGGCCGTAGCGCTCCACGAGGTCGCCGTAGGTGAGCATGCGCGTGGCGTAGGCGGACGGGTCGGATTCGCGGAATTCGAACAGGCGGATGCCGCGCAGGCGCGACTTGGGGCCGTACGAGGCGAAGCCGCAGGTGGGGGCGTAGCCGAGGTCGAGCCCGTCCACGTGACCCACGAACGCGTTCTTGTGGTCGTGGCCGCAGTAGAGCGCGAAGTAGCCGCCCGCGTCGCGCAATGCCGCCACCTCGCCGCAGTTCACGTCCGCGCATCCGATCGATTCGCCGAGGATCGAACCCGGCCGGCACACCGAGCGGTCCAGCACGTAGCAGCGACCGGCGAACGTGCGCGCGCCCTCGACGGCGTTGGGCGTGAGGGGCGGCACCTCCTTGAGGCACTGGTAGAACTCCTGCGGCGGGATGTGCTGGAACGCGATCGCGGGCACGGGCCGCCCGTCGCCGTTGCGTTCGGCCAGAGAGCGCTGCACGCCGCCGAGCCACGCCAGGGCCTGCGGGGTGGGCGTGCCATAGCCGTCCGAGTCGGCCAGATCGAGCCCGCGCGGGTCGCGCGCGTATTCGGCGGGCGCGAGGTGCGACGACGGCTCGCCGAATACGGTGTCGTCGGGGGAGAGTCGCTCGGTGGCGTAGTCGCCCGAATTGACCATCACGACGCTCATGGCCACGCGGCCCGACCCGTCGGACGCCTCGACGGGCAGTGCGAACGTGCCGGGCTCGCAAACGAGCGGGTTGTCACCGTCCGCGCCGTGCTCCCCGGGGTCGCGCGGGTTGAGGCAGCCGGGGGACTCGCGGTAGATGCCGTCCTGTTCGCCGGCGAGGATGCCGCACTGGAAGTCGTGGTTGCCGTAGGTGGCGGCGAATGGGACGCCCGCGCGCACGACCGGCCCGAGGAATCCGGCGAAGCACCGGCGCACCTTGGCGCGCGCGTCGTCGAGCAGCGCGTCCACGGCGTCG
This sequence is a window from Bifidobacterium breve DSM 20213 = JCM 1192. Protein-coding genes within it:
- a CDS encoding FadR/GntR family transcriptional regulator; this translates as MSNLSDSAVLEPPASTEAPNAESFTPQGEYSQRELALLARLSLKVTPAVSARSRCDETMDAIKSYILREHLQSGDAMPTETQLCDTIGASRSSVREAVRKLEALNIVKVEHGKGTFVGSLSLDPMVETLAFRSMVSVGKNFTDLQDVVELRRFLDLGCAGEVVVSLAGSEQPRLMELAESMTNTAKEGKTFLALDIDFHMGILDSLDNTIVKQMVRSLWLVHMAVLPQLGLPVSSELDRTAEAHKRMLNAALAGNVEEYRKAVIDHYEPIESILKQRIQGGTE
- a CDS encoding metallophosphoesterase family protein, coding for MTTLRFRGDGHGDGTFRVLQMADVQDGPDVDPDTVALIEAAIREAKPDLVVFTGDQIRGYDPAWMRTFLRRRGERPGDHVREVTRFEAWWRRTFDGARLPDPPESEVPDDAVDALLDDARAKVRRCFAGFLGPVVRAGVPFAATYGNHDFQCGILAGEQDGIYRESPGCLNPRDPGEHGADGDNPLVCEPGTFALPVEASDGSGRVAMSVVMVNSGDYATERLSPDDTVFGEPSSHLAPAEYARDPRGLDLADSDGYGTPTPQALAWLGGVQRSLAERNGDGRPVPAIAFQHIPPQEFYQCLKEVPPLTPNAVEGARTFAGRCYVLDRSVCRPGSILGESIGCADVNCGEVAALRDAGGYFALYCGHDHKNAFVGHVDGLDLGYAPTCGFASYGPKSRLRGIRLFEFRESDPSAYATRMLTYGDLVERYGHNEARVFIGDHLVVDGPTLRDQLRRPGVFATLALLAGMAVSAVGSAVKAATARKRQ
- a CDS encoding ATP-binding protein, with the protein product MSDYIARPLAESILHARRKAVILEGARAVGKTMMAQRQLVGVGFSYETLADANAYELAKTDLHGWLESLNLPVIIDEAQRIRDLPLAVKEIVDALPAGHTQFILTGSALINRGGLDGQDPLARRAQHFTMSPLTQREMHGVDTSLVDDLWDGEPDVSFDEPIARQKLYDLMAAGGFPEYSSQYAEYADWERERLVADDIRAVLGDTILPDEKLDAAIAENILTRLLCMPGGILNASALGEQLALDRRTVDRYVGIFMRRFLVSALPNLRTAPNRQTFARAKIHPVDTSLSVQTMLSKGRDPMVNPVDYGNLLESFVVNQILPSVQWSRIHPDCFYWREPGSGPKEVDLVMVSRDRIVGVEVKSSSRVTREDFKGLAALANDQRFYRGYLVYTGGRVMKWPGNLWALPVAALWNTDAFIAAAE
- a CDS encoding sialidase family protein — encoded protein: MSHIPNQIHQTWNSALLPEQGGTLHAAFHVATDGMLLEARNAERVALAVTVSRGSLVVEAPEDHIVLDVEDTYGVQFGGVHDLHITFGDFGTRIYLDGYQAFACATNICPSKYAQAGVFHCANEAHIGVERLECFSEAWTSERIQGSVPVPQPDIEFAAAYLADKDVKTLHGVTDGTIYAQFRVRGVGQFGTILAARDDDRQIMNVDIDDDGFVYRAFVKGQWCEYRAHGDWNDGGWHDLVIRAFRGAVDIYVDGNMETHQPGQVFFGDLEGLSYVSIGEDTAGVRLCGEVRGGGLFLYPLGEGQIRKISDVPPTTDTALFDKGYEGSASYRIPSLVTTPSGVTIAGADQRVVISNDAPNEIHFVVRRSLDSGQTWLPLQTVIAFPGDGLDGASVIDSCIVCDRETGRVTVVIDHFPGGRGFANVEKGLGLDARGRLILHDGEGAEYLLQPDGAVTSLDGEATSYRVDEDGNVTRDGESAGNIYLKEGVDPHESLLTARTSYLVEVHSDDDGETWSKPRHINHMVKEGWMGFLGTSPGNGIQLSAGKHRGRLLIPYYCTGTSPKFNAGGALISDDGGQTWRRGKAINEGRVVNGKVVDERDVRDDDATTHESVFVERANGDVLCLFRNQHHLGRVGKAVSHDGGDTWETVEFDPDLPDIFSQPNAVTVPSKAGEEPGCASDRIVFANASLMRPYRGCGVLRLSEDGGRTWARNRCFNPYHYVYQCMSVLPDGAIGLSWERETAGVYFTHLPLSWFGVKSAAEE
- the nagB gene encoding glucosamine-6-phosphate deaminase, translating into MAEVIIVKNQEEAGELYGRSVADLIKAKPNAVLGLATGSSPLAAYQALAEIVKEESIDVSQVQGFALDEYIGLPLTHPESYHATIHRTVVEPLGLDPAKVHVPGDVLNGTSLEDGEKVAGAGAAYDAAIEAAGGIDVQILGIGTDGHVGFNEPGSSLASGTRVKTLTERTRIDNARFFDNDINQVPTHCITQGIGTIMKARHLVLLAFGAGKAEAVAETVEGGISSFCPASALQMHPHATIIVDEEAASRLRNKDYYRYSFEHKPAWQTI